One genomic region from Erythrobacter mangrovi encodes:
- a CDS encoding glutathione peroxidase: MTTIADFTVATNKGDALDLKEKLGKVLLVVNTASKCGFTPQYDGLEQLFQDYKEKGFEVLAFPCNQFGNQEPGDAEEIESFCKVNFGLTFPLMAKIDVNGPGASPLFDWMKGEKPGLMGSRAIKWNFTKFLIDREGNVVKRYGPADAPKTIAKDIQKLL, encoded by the coding sequence ATGACCACCATCGCCGATTTCACCGTCGCCACGAACAAGGGTGACGCGCTCGACCTCAAGGAAAAGCTCGGCAAGGTGCTGCTGGTGGTCAATACCGCCAGCAAGTGCGGCTTTACCCCGCAGTACGATGGCCTGGAACAGCTGTTCCAGGACTACAAGGAAAAGGGCTTCGAAGTGCTTGCCTTCCCTTGCAACCAGTTCGGCAACCAGGAACCGGGCGATGCGGAGGAGATCGAGAGTTTCTGCAAAGTCAATTTCGGTCTCACCTTCCCGCTGATGGCCAAGATCGACGTCAACGGCCCCGGGGCAAGTCCGCTGTTCGACTGGATGAAGGGTGAAAAGCCCGGCCTGATGGGGTCCAGAGCGATCAAGTGGAACTTCACCAAGTTCCTGATCGACCGCGAAGGCAATGTCGTGAAGCGCTATGGCCCGGCCGATGCGCCCAAGACGATCGCGAAAGACATCCAGAAGCTGCTGTAA
- a CDS encoding ABC transporter ATP-binding protein: MSDYVVELRGLTRSFEQGGVRIDVLRGVNLGIRPGEIVALLGPSGSGKSTLLQAVGLLEGGFGGEIVIAGQSAEKSNSRARTTMRRDHLGFVYQFHHLLPDFDAVENVVLPQLVAGKPRVECEERARQLLAALGLGERLDHRPSQLSGGEQQRVAVARGLANRPKLVLADEPTGNLDEATSEKVLEQFLALVRGEGSAALIATHNERLAQRMDRVVRLHDGLLG; this comes from the coding sequence ATGAGTGATTATGTCGTCGAATTGCGCGGGCTTACTCGTAGCTTCGAACAGGGCGGGGTGCGGATCGACGTGCTGCGTGGGGTCAACCTGGGCATCCGCCCGGGCGAGATCGTCGCGCTGCTGGGCCCCTCGGGTTCGGGCAAGTCGACCCTGCTCCAGGCGGTGGGCTTGCTCGAAGGGGGCTTTGGCGGCGAAATCGTGATCGCCGGGCAATCGGCGGAAAAGTCCAATTCGCGGGCGCGCACGACCATGCGCCGCGACCATCTCGGCTTCGTCTACCAGTTCCATCATCTGCTTCCCGATTTCGACGCGGTCGAGAATGTGGTGTTGCCCCAGCTCGTCGCTGGAAAACCACGCGTCGAATGTGAAGAACGTGCCCGGCAGCTGCTTGCTGCCCTGGGCTTGGGCGAAAGGCTCGACCATCGCCCCAGCCAGCTTTCCGGCGGTGAGCAGCAGCGCGTTGCGGTGGCACGCGGGCTCGCCAACCGGCCCAAACTGGTCCTGGCTGACGAGCCGACGGGCAATCTCGACGAAGCTACGAGTGAGAAGGTGCTCGAGCAATTTCTTGCGCTGGTACGCGGCGAGGGTAGCGCAGCGCTGATCGCGACCCACAACGAACGTCTTGCGCAGCGCATGGACCGCGTCGTGCGATTGCACGATGGGCTGCTGGGGTAG
- a CDS encoding lipoprotein-releasing ABC transporter permease subunit, giving the protein MILSPFEWTIAKRYLLPGRGEAFITLVAGISIGVVMLSVAMLVIVMSVMNGFRAELFDKIVGLNGHAIVQAYGGRLDNWEAILEDVRETPGVTQASPLIEQPLFTTFNGRVEAILVRGNTMQDIRGFSDKVVSGDIATLQPGEGKVAIGVRLAENIGARVGDTITITNPQGRATPFGTVPRQIGYEVAAIFEVGVYDYDGAFVIMPMRDAQTLLLLGNTVGMIEVKVDDPDNVGAILDPVQRAVQGRAVVADWKTINATLFEALQIERVAMAFALSFMVLVAAFNILSSLVMLVRAKTRDIAIMRTMGATRQSLMKIFVTTGFTVGAIGTMAGLVLGFLVLYFRQGIVELIGRVTGVELWDPQMRFLTTLPAKTDPVEVALIVLLALVLSFLATLYPAWKAASTDPVQVLRYE; this is encoded by the coding sequence TTGATCCTATCTCCTTTCGAATGGACTATCGCCAAACGCTACCTGCTTCCGGGTCGGGGCGAGGCATTCATCACGCTGGTTGCGGGCATCTCGATCGGGGTCGTGATGCTCTCCGTCGCGATGCTGGTGATCGTGATGAGCGTGATGAACGGTTTCCGTGCGGAACTGTTCGACAAGATCGTCGGCCTCAACGGCCATGCGATCGTCCAGGCCTATGGTGGACGCCTCGATAATTGGGAGGCAATTCTCGAAGATGTCCGCGAGACACCGGGGGTTACGCAGGCAAGCCCACTCATCGAACAGCCGCTGTTCACTACCTTCAATGGTCGTGTCGAAGCGATCCTGGTGCGCGGCAACACCATGCAGGATATTCGCGGCTTTTCGGACAAGGTCGTTAGCGGCGATATCGCGACGCTCCAGCCCGGTGAAGGCAAGGTCGCAATTGGTGTGCGACTGGCTGAGAATATCGGCGCCCGCGTTGGCGACACCATCACAATCACCAATCCGCAGGGCCGGGCTACTCCTTTCGGCACCGTACCGCGCCAGATCGGCTATGAGGTTGCGGCAATCTTCGAAGTCGGGGTCTACGACTATGATGGCGCCTTCGTGATCATGCCGATGCGGGATGCACAGACCTTGCTCTTGCTGGGCAACACGGTGGGGATGATCGAAGTCAAGGTCGACGATCCCGACAATGTCGGGGCTATCCTCGATCCGGTGCAGCGTGCAGTACAGGGCCGGGCGGTAGTGGCCGATTGGAAGACGATCAACGCCACTTTGTTCGAAGCCCTGCAGATCGAACGTGTTGCAATGGCATTTGCATTAAGCTTCATGGTCTTGGTTGCAGCTTTCAATATCCTTTCGAGCCTGGTCATGCTCGTCCGCGCGAAGACCCGCGACATTGCGATCATGCGGACCATGGGGGCGACAAGGCAAAGCCTGATGAAGATCTTCGTCACGACCGGCTTCACCGTCGGCGCGATCGGTACGATGGCCGGCTTGGTGCTCGGCTTCCTTGTGCTCTACTTCCGCCAGGGTATCGTCGAGCTCATCGGCCGCGTGACGGGTGTCGAACTGTGGGATCCGCAAATGCGGTTCCTGACCACGCTGCCAGCCAAGACCGACCCGGTTGAAGTCGCGTTGATCGTCCTGCTCGCGCTGGTGCTCAGCTTCCTCGCCACGCTCTACCCCGCATGGAAAGCGGCGAGCACCGATCCCGTACAGGTGCTGCGCTATGAGTGA
- a CDS encoding PilZ domain-containing protein, with product MSYQTQDRYMLAAQEDRCAPRTKLTIPGSLRASGGRAFQTVVHDLSISGFSAAAINRMHEGQMCWLSLPGLESLQAQVVWWENCMVGCAFSELLSPIVHDNIIARYTGAGNYRPY from the coding sequence ATGAGCTACCAGACCCAGGATCGCTACATGCTTGCCGCGCAGGAAGATCGCTGCGCGCCGCGGACCAAGCTAACCATACCCGGGTCGCTCCGCGCCTCGGGCGGTCGTGCGTTCCAGACCGTGGTTCACGACCTTTCGATTTCAGGGTTCTCGGCAGCAGCCATCAACCGCATGCATGAAGGCCAGATGTGCTGGCTTTCCCTGCCCGGGCTCGAATCGCTCCAAGCACAGGTCGTGTGGTGGGAAAACTGCATGGTCGGTTGCGCGTTCAGCGAGCTGCTGAGCCCGATCGTGCATGACAACATCATCGCCCGCTACACGGGCGCAGGCAACTATCGTCCTTACTAG
- a CDS encoding SDR family NAD(P)-dependent oxidoreductase, giving the protein MTKPLEGRLALVTGASKGIGAATAQALAAAGAHVVLTARDVKGLEAIEDSIHAAGGNSTIAPVDLVESDGIARLASAISSRWDKLDALVISAAYLPALTPVTQIDGKQLSQAITVNVLATQALLANFDPLLKRADTGRVIGLTSSVGAAPRAYWGAYGASKAAFDNLLECYAAEIEKISRVRVALIDPGATRTSMRAKAYPGEDPLTVKAPESVANRLVELFVNDFEGFHRERVEG; this is encoded by the coding sequence ATGACCAAGCCGTTGGAAGGAAGGCTCGCGCTCGTGACGGGCGCCAGCAAGGGAATCGGCGCCGCGACTGCGCAGGCACTGGCCGCCGCGGGCGCCCACGTCGTCCTGACCGCCCGCGATGTAAAAGGGCTGGAGGCGATCGAGGACAGCATCCATGCTGCGGGTGGCAATTCGACAATCGCTCCTGTCGATCTCGTCGAAAGCGACGGAATCGCACGCCTCGCTTCGGCAATTTCCAGCCGCTGGGACAAGCTCGATGCGCTGGTGATCTCGGCAGCCTACCTGCCCGCCCTGACCCCGGTCACGCAGATCGACGGCAAGCAGTTGTCGCAGGCGATCACTGTCAATGTACTGGCCACACAGGCCCTGCTGGCGAATTTCGACCCGCTGCTCAAGCGCGCCGATACCGGCCGTGTCATCGGCCTGACCAGCAGCGTAGGCGCCGCGCCGCGTGCCTATTGGGGGGCTTATGGAGCGTCCAAGGCCGCCTTCGACAACTTGCTGGAGTGCTACGCCGCAGAGATCGAAAAGATCTCGCGCGTCAGGGTGGCACTGATCGATCCCGGTGCGACTCGCACGAGCATGCGCGCAAAGGCTTACCCGGGTGAGGACCCGTTGACGGTCAAAGCGCCCGAATCGGTCGCAAATCGCCTCGTCGAACTGTTTGTTAACGATTTCGAAGGTTTCCACCGAGAGCGCGTGGAAGGATGA
- the purF gene encoding amidophosphoribosyltransferase produces the protein MNLTNPFLDEDGDKLREECGIFGAINATDAAAATALGLHALQHRGQEAAGITSFDGSEFFTRRGLGHVAENFSSQEAIAELPGMMAAGHVRYSTTGGAGLRNVQPLYADLASGGFAVAHNGNISNAGMLRADLVRRGAIFQSTSDTEVIIHLVATSRYPTTMDRLIDALRLLEGAYALIVMTPEGMIACRDPLGIRPLQMGRIGDATVFASETVALDVVGAEFVRQVEPGEIIKVDFAGNVESLHPFGKHKPRPCIFEHVYFSRPDSIFDGRSIYEARKAIGAELAREKPVEADLVVPVPDSGVPAAIGYAQESGIPFELGIIRSHYVGRTFIQPSDGARHAGVKRKHNANRALVEGKRIVLIDDSIVRGTTSMQIVEMMRDAGAIEVHFRVASPPTAHSCFYGVDTPERSKLLAARMELEPMRQFIKADSLAFVSIDGLYRAVGEKPRNAACPQFCDACFTGEYPTALTDQSRREEQLQQLALPVEAAE, from the coding sequence ATGAACCTTACCAACCCGTTTCTCGACGAGGATGGCGACAAGCTGCGCGAGGAATGCGGCATCTTCGGCGCGATCAACGCGACCGATGCCGCTGCCGCGACCGCACTTGGCCTGCATGCCCTGCAACATCGCGGACAGGAAGCCGCCGGCATTACCAGTTTCGACGGTTCCGAATTCTTCACCCGGCGCGGCCTTGGCCACGTGGCCGAGAACTTCTCCAGCCAGGAAGCCATCGCCGAATTGCCCGGGATGATGGCCGCAGGCCATGTGCGCTATTCCACCACCGGCGGCGCCGGGCTGCGCAACGTCCAACCGCTCTATGCAGACCTCGCCAGTGGCGGCTTCGCGGTGGCGCACAATGGCAATATCTCGAACGCGGGCATGCTCCGCGCAGATCTCGTGCGGCGCGGGGCGATCTTCCAGTCTACCAGCGATACCGAGGTGATCATCCACCTCGTAGCGACCAGTCGCTATCCCACGACGATGGATCGGTTGATCGACGCGCTACGCTTGCTCGAGGGCGCCTATGCGCTGATCGTGATGACGCCCGAAGGCATGATCGCCTGTCGCGACCCGCTGGGCATTCGTCCCCTGCAGATGGGTCGGATCGGTGACGCCACCGTGTTCGCTTCGGAAACCGTTGCGCTTGACGTGGTCGGGGCGGAATTCGTGCGCCAGGTCGAACCGGGCGAGATCATCAAGGTCGATTTCGCCGGGAACGTCGAATCGCTGCACCCCTTCGGCAAGCACAAGCCAAGGCCCTGCATTTTCGAGCATGTCTATTTCAGCCGCCCCGATTCGATATTCGACGGGCGCAGCATCTATGAAGCACGCAAGGCGATCGGTGCGGAGCTCGCTCGGGAGAAACCGGTTGAAGCCGATCTCGTGGTTCCGGTGCCTGACAGCGGCGTTCCTGCGGCAATCGGCTATGCGCAGGAATCGGGCATCCCGTTCGAGCTTGGCATCATCCGCTCGCACTATGTCGGGCGCACTTTCATCCAGCCGAGCGATGGTGCACGCCATGCCGGCGTCAAGCGCAAGCACAACGCCAATCGCGCGCTCGTCGAGGGCAAGCGGATCGTCCTGATCGACGATTCAATTGTGCGCGGCACCACTTCGATGCAGATTGTCGAGATGATGCGCGATGCCGGGGCAATTGAAGTCCACTTCCGCGTCGCTAGTCCACCAACGGCCCATAGCTGCTTCTACGGTGTCGACACGCCCGAACGGAGCAAGCTGCTCGCCGCGCGGATGGAACTCGAGCCGATGCGCCAGTTCATCAAGGCCGACAGCCTCGCCTTCGTCTCGATCGACGGGCTTTACCGCGCGGTTGGCGAAAAACCGCGCAATGCCGCTTGCCCGCAGTTTTGCGACGCCTGCTTCACGGGTGAATACCCGACCGCGCTGACCGACCAGTCGCGTCGCGAGGAACAGCTGCAGCAGCTTGCCCTGCCGGTGGAGGCTGCCGAGTAA